One Methylobacterium sp. AMS5 genomic region harbors:
- a CDS encoding (2Fe-2S)-binding protein: MLTLNLNGVAREVDADPDMPLLWVIRDRLDMTGTKYGCGIAQCGACTVHMDGQPVRACQTRIGDVGEAKITTIEGVEGKVADAVKAAWRGLDVVQCGYCQSGQIMSAIGLLTENPKPSDADIDGAMDGNVCRCGTYQRIRAAIHEAARTLA; the protein is encoded by the coding sequence ATGCTGACCCTCAACCTGAACGGCGTGGCCCGGGAGGTCGATGCCGACCCCGACATGCCCCTGCTCTGGGTGATCCGCGACCGCCTCGACATGACCGGGACCAAGTATGGCTGCGGCATCGCCCAATGCGGCGCCTGCACCGTGCACATGGATGGCCAGCCGGTGCGCGCCTGCCAGACCCGCATCGGCGATGTGGGCGAGGCCAAGATCACCACGATCGAGGGCGTCGAAGGCAAGGTGGCCGATGCGGTCAAGGCGGCGTGGCGCGGCCTCGACGTGGTGCAGTGCGGCTACTGCCAGTCCGGGCAGATCATGTCGGCCATCGGCCTGCTCACCGAGAACCCGAAGCCCAGCGACGCGGATATCGACGGTGCCATGGACGGCAATGTGTGCCGCTGCGGCACCTACCAGCGCATCCGCGCCGCCATCCACGAAGCCGCCCGCACGCTCGCCTGA
- a CDS encoding alpha/beta hydrolase: MTTLLHTATTPLLDIAYEVGGPPDGFPVLLLHGWPDDIRTWDAIVPTLHAAGFRTFAPYLRGFGPTRFRGADIPRSGQLAALGADLLDLADALNLDRFAVVGHDWGARASYIAACTAPERIVACVALSVGWGTNDPGQTLTLNQTQNYWYHWLMALPRGDALVRDDRHRFTRHIWTIWNPGWRVPDAAFSTTAAAFDNPDWADVTLHSYRVRWGHAEPDPRYATLEAQLAADPVIQVPTLTLHGGADPCNDPATSKDRDALFAAFYRRIVLPNLGHFPQRQAPEAVLKEVLPFLMQAVGREGSASRVGRCMTHADGATRRSCSKSPASCR; encoded by the coding sequence ATGACGACGCTCCTGCACACCGCCACGACGCCGCTGCTTGACATTGCCTACGAGGTCGGCGGCCCGCCTGACGGCTTTCCCGTGCTGCTGCTGCACGGCTGGCCGGACGATATCCGGACTTGGGACGCCATCGTCCCCACTCTCCACGCCGCGGGTTTCCGCACGTTCGCGCCGTATCTGCGCGGCTTTGGCCCGACGCGCTTCCGGGGAGCCGACATTCCCCGCTCGGGCCAACTCGCGGCGCTCGGAGCCGACCTGCTTGATCTCGCCGATGCATTGAACCTCGACCGCTTTGCGGTCGTCGGCCACGATTGGGGGGCGCGGGCGTCGTACATCGCGGCCTGCACGGCTCCCGAGCGCATCGTGGCTTGTGTCGCCCTCTCGGTCGGCTGGGGCACGAACGATCCGGGCCAGACCCTGACGCTGAACCAGACGCAGAACTACTGGTATCACTGGCTGATGGCCCTGCCACGCGGTGATGCCCTGGTGCGGGACGATCGACACCGTTTCACGCGCCACATCTGGACGATCTGGAATCCCGGCTGGCGGGTGCCGGATGCGGCTTTCTCCACGACGGCCGCCGCCTTCGACAATCCGGACTGGGCGGACGTGACGCTGCATTCCTACCGCGTGCGATGGGGGCATGCCGAGCCAGATCCCCGCTATGCTACACTCGAAGCCCAGCTCGCGGCCGATCCGGTCATCCAGGTCCCGACCCTGACGCTCCATGGCGGTGCCGACCCCTGTAACGATCCGGCGACTTCGAAGGACAGGGACGCGTTGTTTGCAGCTTTCTATCGACGCATCGTCTTGCCCAATCTCGGCCACTTTCCGCAACGTCAGGCACCGGAGGCCGTATTGAAGGAGGTTCTACCCTTCCTCATGCAGGCGGTGGGTCGGGAAGGCTCGGCGTCCCGTGTCGGTCGTTGCATGACGCATGCAGACGGCGCGACCCGTCGCTCCTGCTCGAAGTCGCCAGCTTCCTGCCGATGA
- a CDS encoding HAMP domain-containing sensor histidine kinase, with product MPDLTAEMVQRGRGPSSQEVAKRRGIAREMRSARERLTSTSGLERAFDTELLRLYAQYRVGAGIPLLVLALMVAGASSIWVPAVTAAIWAAGAIAATTLMLLLSRRFLRQAPESLSLKHWGRAFVAAEFGQSAAWAMLLLVGVPEARTFALFGLVIVAAVTTMLAATVPVAALAGLVPLMLAALSLLVFSSDMDTMLLVAMTVASQIFFAGLARRLYASAVGTLQSRAEKDAIFAELEQAKANSDEARRRAEEANLAKSRFLATMSHELRTPLNAILGFSEVMKNEVFGTHVAPAYREYATDIHDSGMHLLNLINEILDLSRIEAGRYDLTEEAVQLAHTVEECRHMMTLRARSKGQTFASLIDDSLPRLWADERALRQIVLNLLSNAVKFTPPGGEITIKVGWTSSGGQYLSVKDSGPGIPEDELGTVMSSFGRGSLAIKTAEQGSGLGLPIVKGLIDLHGGGFQLKSKPREGTEVIVTFPASRGMDTLPAMNLGAEKAPAEAASARHARAA from the coding sequence ATGCCCGACCTCACAGCGGAGATGGTTCAGCGCGGGCGCGGGCCCTCCTCGCAAGAGGTGGCCAAGCGGCGCGGCATCGCGCGCGAGATGCGCTCGGCCCGGGAACGGCTGACCTCCACCAGCGGGCTGGAGCGGGCCTTCGACACCGAACTCCTGCGCCTCTATGCCCAGTACCGGGTCGGGGCGGGCATTCCGCTCCTGGTGCTGGCGCTCATGGTTGCGGGTGCCTCCTCGATCTGGGTGCCGGCCGTGACCGCGGCGATCTGGGCGGCCGGGGCGATCGCCGCCACCACCCTGATGCTGCTCCTGAGCCGCCGCTTTCTGCGGCAGGCGCCGGAAAGCCTGTCGCTGAAGCACTGGGGGCGTGCCTTCGTCGCCGCCGAGTTCGGCCAGAGCGCCGCCTGGGCGATGCTGCTGCTCGTGGGCGTTCCCGAAGCGCGCACCTTCGCGCTGTTCGGTCTCGTCATCGTCGCGGCGGTGACGACGATGCTCGCCGCGACCGTCCCGGTCGCCGCCCTAGCCGGTCTTGTGCCGCTCATGCTGGCGGCGCTGTCGCTGCTGGTCTTCTCCAGCGACATGGACACGATGCTCCTCGTTGCGATGACGGTGGCGAGCCAGATCTTCTTCGCCGGACTGGCACGCCGCCTCTACGCTTCCGCGGTGGGCACCCTGCAATCGCGGGCGGAGAAGGACGCGATCTTCGCCGAACTCGAACAGGCCAAGGCCAATTCCGACGAGGCCCGGCGGCGGGCGGAGGAGGCGAACCTCGCCAAGTCCCGGTTCCTCGCCACCATGAGCCACGAGCTCCGCACGCCGCTCAACGCCATCCTCGGCTTCTCGGAGGTGATGAAGAACGAGGTGTTCGGCACCCATGTCGCCCCGGCCTACCGGGAATACGCCACCGACATCCACGACAGCGGGATGCACCTGCTCAATCTCATCAACGAGATCCTCGACCTCTCGCGCATCGAGGCCGGGCGCTACGACCTCACCGAGGAGGCGGTGCAGCTCGCCCATACGGTCGAGGAGTGCCGCCACATGATGACCCTGCGCGCCCGCAGCAAGGGCCAGACCTTCGCCAGCCTGATCGACGATTCCCTGCCGCGTCTCTGGGCCGACGAGCGGGCGCTGCGCCAGATCGTGCTCAACCTCCTGTCGAATGCGGTGAAGTTCACGCCGCCGGGCGGCGAGATCACGATCAAGGTCGGCTGGACCTCGTCGGGCGGGCAATATCTCAGCGTCAAGGATTCCGGGCCCGGCATCCCCGAGGACGAACTCGGAACGGTGATGTCCTCGTTCGGGCGCGGCTCGCTGGCGATCAAGACCGCCGAGCAGGGCTCCGGCCTCGGCCTGCCGATCGTGAAGGGTCTGATCGACCTCCATGGCGGCGGCTTCCAGCTCAAGTCGAAGCCGCGCGAGGGCACCGAGGTGATCGTCACCTTCCCCGCGAGCCGCGGCATGGACACCCTGCCCGCGATGAATCTCGGTGCCGAGAAGGCCCCGGCCGAGGCGGCGTCCGCCCGGCATGCGCGGGCGGCCTGA
- a CDS encoding amidase has protein sequence MISLLDIRTRVADGTLSAADAIQTARERIAARDPAIGAVLRTAPEATAPARGPLAGIAVGIKDIIDTADMATESGSEIYAGWRPRADAAIVSRLRALGAVPLAKTATTAFAGLDPAATVNPHDPGHTPGGSSSGSAAAIAAGMLPLALGTQTGGSVIRPAAFCGIAAIKPSFRLLPTVGVKTFSWALDTVGLFGASVADIAHALALIADRPGLEAPAPERPRLALCLQDFAGSADADALAALDHAARAAERAGAVLRDLVLPEPFARAWAAHPTVQDFEARQALAWEYAEHREALPPVLRGQLDRAQDLSAADYDAARREAHRARRLLKALFADVDAILTVSSVGRAPKGLGSTGDARFNRLWTLMGVPCVTVPVPGDGLPLGVQVIARFGDDGRALAVARMIEGALARA, from the coding sequence ATGATCTCGCTTCTCGACATCCGCACCCGTGTCGCGGACGGCACCCTTTCGGCGGCGGACGCGATCCAGACCGCGCGCGAGCGGATCGCCGCGCGCGACCCCGCCATCGGCGCCGTGCTGCGCACCGCACCCGAGGCCACAGCGCCCGCGCGTGGGCCGCTCGCCGGCATCGCGGTGGGGATCAAGGACATCATCGACACCGCCGACATGGCGACCGAGTCCGGCTCGGAGATCTATGCCGGCTGGCGACCGCGGGCCGACGCGGCGATCGTTTCGCGGCTGCGCGCGCTCGGCGCCGTGCCGCTCGCCAAGACCGCGACCACGGCCTTTGCCGGCCTCGACCCCGCCGCCACCGTGAACCCGCACGATCCCGGCCACACGCCGGGCGGCTCCTCCTCGGGCTCGGCCGCAGCCATCGCCGCCGGGATGCTGCCCCTGGCGCTCGGCACCCAGACCGGCGGCTCGGTGATCCGCCCGGCGGCCTTCTGCGGGATCGCAGCGATCAAGCCCTCGTTCCGGCTGCTGCCCACGGTCGGCGTCAAGACCTTCTCCTGGGCGCTCGACACGGTCGGCCTGTTCGGCGCCTCCGTCGCCGACATCGCCCACGCGCTCGCGCTGATCGCGGACCGGCCCGGTCTCGAGGCGCCCGCCCCGGAGCGCCCGCGCCTCGCCCTCTGCCTCCAGGATTTCGCGGGGAGCGCCGACGCGGACGCGTTGGCGGCGCTCGATCACGCGGCCCGTGCCGCGGAGCGGGCCGGGGCGGTTTTGCGCGATCTCGTCCTGCCGGAGCCCTTCGCGCGGGCCTGGGCCGCGCACCCGACCGTGCAGGATTTCGAGGCGCGCCAAGCGCTCGCCTGGGAATATGCCGAGCACCGGGAGGCGCTGCCGCCGGTGCTGCGCGGCCAGCTCGACCGGGCGCAGGATCTCAGCGCCGCCGATTACGACGCCGCCCGCCGCGAGGCGCACCGGGCGCGCCGACTGCTCAAGGCGCTGTTCGCGGATGTCGATGCGATCCTGACGGTTTCCAGCGTCGGTCGCGCGCCGAAGGGCCTCGGCTCGACCGGCGATGCGCGCTTCAATCGCCTCTGGACCCTGATGGGCGTGCCTTGCGTCACCGTTCCGGTGCCGGGGGACGGGTTGCCGCTCGGCGTGCAGGTGATCGCCCGGTTCGGCGACGACGGACGGGCGCTCGCCGTCGCGCGGATGATCGAGGGGGCGCTGGCGCGGGCATAG
- a CDS encoding GAF domain-containing protein, with translation MGERTDPPGWPSNRDATARRILEFDWAEAALRASEEKYRTLFQTMEQGFCELEFVRDEQGRAVDFRYIELNPAFERLVGLPAAEARGRTGREVVPDLDRWWVETYERIAATGLPARLEHTDTPMGRWFEVSVYPQANDRVLILYDDVTERKVAETGLRDREERQAFLLALSDAVRTLTDPEAIQSAACRLVGERLDVDRCYYAAIDETAGIIRIAWDHIRGDALSVAGEHKLADFAWSAGILRRGECHVLADTQACVSVPEASRPAFAALQIGACMGAPLIKNGNLVGALCVSHSTPRQWVEADFALLREVAERIWSAVERGRAEADIRRKNAVLEGINRIFREALTAPTEEELGRVCLAVAEDVTQSVFSFMGEIDKENDRFDELSISDRGWQNFAMEDPAFPKGVGPKGLQIHGLYGRVLREGKSLIANDPGSHPDRIGTPAGHPRLKAFLGVPLKWNGQTIGMIGLGNRAGGYRSEDREAAEALAPAILQALLSKRTADTLRESEGRFRTLAELVPSLLWNCDPEGKVIVVNQQWGDYTGQTQEQVQNGGWLATIPPDERAETKRIFTEAFAAGRPVERQQRIRRRDGPFRWFLIRHAPARDAEGRITRWIGAATDIHDQHLAAQNLRAEEARQAFLLDLADRLQDQTDPQAALQTVVEALGRHLGAGRVGYARLSADGKRVERQVGYHAETEARLGPMPITAFGRAVLDRLGDGETIIVDDTAAVAAPGVWRQGAVGSFVAVPLVRDGRIRTVLYLTHREPRAWTRSETTLIEEVAARTWEAAERAQAETELRTSEARQRALVEGIPQLVWRAGDGGAWSWASPQWFRYTGQSEAESRGFGWLDAVHPEDRDRVQDAWSGAAMAEVLAVDYRIRHAPEGHYRWFQSRALPLRAGSGILEWLGTSTDIDDLRQLQEQQGVMVAELQHRTRNLITVVRSLAEQTMARSDSMPMFRARFYDRLAVLSRVQGLLSRSTIEPITLHALIVTELDALGAWEASERIYLDGPSVRLRKATVQTFALALHELATNARKYGALAGETGWLSVTWRTYTEDDRMRLALHWSETEVERSQEEGAAQRRGYGRELIEKALPYALDARTRYELSETGLHCSIDLPLTERRKAAPRGTVSG, from the coding sequence ATGGGCGAAAGAACAGACCCGCCCGGGTGGCCGTCGAATCGCGACGCAACGGCGCGACGGATCCTTGAATTCGATTGGGCCGAAGCGGCCCTTCGGGCGAGCGAAGAGAAGTACCGCACCTTGTTCCAGACCATGGAGCAGGGTTTCTGCGAACTCGAATTCGTGCGCGACGAGCAGGGCCGGGCCGTCGATTTCCGCTACATCGAGCTGAATCCCGCCTTCGAGCGGCTGGTCGGCCTGCCGGCAGCGGAGGCGCGCGGGCGGACGGGACGCGAAGTGGTGCCCGACCTCGATCGCTGGTGGGTCGAGACCTACGAACGCATCGCCGCGACGGGCCTGCCGGCACGGCTGGAGCACACGGACACGCCGATGGGGCGCTGGTTCGAGGTCTCCGTCTACCCGCAGGCGAACGACCGTGTGCTGATCCTCTACGACGACGTCACCGAGCGTAAAGTCGCCGAGACGGGCCTGCGCGATCGCGAGGAGCGGCAGGCCTTCCTCCTGGCGCTGAGCGATGCGGTGCGCACGCTGACCGATCCGGAGGCGATTCAGAGCGCGGCATGCCGGTTGGTGGGTGAGCGGCTGGATGTGGACCGGTGCTACTACGCCGCCATCGACGAAACCGCGGGGATCATCCGGATCGCGTGGGACCACATTCGCGGCGATGCGCTCTCGGTCGCCGGCGAGCACAAGCTCGCGGACTTCGCATGGTCCGCCGGGATTCTCCGCCGCGGGGAGTGCCACGTCCTGGCCGATACGCAGGCCTGCGTTTCGGTTCCGGAGGCCAGCCGTCCCGCCTTCGCCGCCCTGCAGATTGGCGCCTGCATGGGCGCACCGCTGATCAAGAACGGCAACCTGGTCGGCGCGCTCTGCGTCAGCCACTCGACCCCGCGGCAGTGGGTGGAGGCCGACTTCGCCTTGTTGCGGGAAGTGGCCGAGCGGATCTGGTCGGCGGTCGAGCGCGGCCGGGCGGAGGCGGACATCCGGCGCAAGAACGCGGTGCTGGAAGGGATCAACCGCATCTTCCGTGAGGCGCTGACAGCCCCCACCGAGGAGGAACTCGGCCGCGTCTGCCTCGCGGTCGCCGAGGATGTGACGCAGAGCGTCTTCAGTTTCATGGGGGAGATCGACAAAGAGAACGACCGGTTCGACGAACTCTCCATCAGCGATCGCGGCTGGCAGAACTTCGCGATGGAAGATCCCGCTTTTCCGAAGGGCGTCGGCCCAAAAGGACTCCAGATCCACGGCCTTTACGGCCGGGTGCTGCGCGAGGGGAAAAGCCTCATCGCCAACGATCCCGGCTCGCACCCGGACCGGATCGGTACACCGGCGGGCCACCCGCGCCTGAAGGCCTTTCTCGGCGTCCCGCTGAAGTGGAACGGACAGACCATCGGAATGATCGGGCTCGGCAACCGCGCGGGCGGATACCGGTCGGAGGATCGCGAAGCCGCCGAGGCCCTCGCCCCGGCCATCCTCCAGGCGCTGCTGAGCAAGCGGACCGCCGACACCCTGCGCGAGAGCGAGGGGCGCTTCCGGACCCTCGCCGAACTCGTGCCGAGCCTGCTCTGGAACTGCGATCCCGAAGGCAAGGTCATCGTCGTGAACCAGCAATGGGGCGACTATACCGGCCAGACTCAGGAGCAGGTCCAGAACGGCGGTTGGCTGGCCACCATCCCCCCCGACGAGAGAGCGGAGACGAAGCGCATCTTCACCGAAGCCTTCGCCGCCGGCCGGCCGGTGGAGCGACAGCAGCGCATCCGCCGCCGCGACGGCCCGTTTCGATGGTTCCTGATCCGCCACGCCCCGGCGCGGGACGCGGAAGGGCGAATCACGCGCTGGATCGGCGCCGCCACGGACATCCACGATCAGCACCTTGCCGCCCAGAATCTGCGGGCGGAGGAGGCACGGCAGGCCTTCCTTCTCGATCTCGCCGACCGGCTTCAGGACCAGACCGACCCGCAGGCCGCCCTTCAAACCGTGGTCGAGGCGCTGGGGCGCCATCTGGGCGCCGGACGGGTCGGCTACGCGCGCCTCTCTGCGGACGGCAAGCGGGTCGAGCGGCAGGTCGGCTATCACGCCGAGACCGAGGCCCGGCTCGGCCCCATGCCCATCACGGCCTTCGGCCGGGCGGTTCTCGATCGGCTCGGGGACGGCGAGACGATCATCGTGGACGATACCGCGGCCGTTGCGGCCCCCGGCGTCTGGCGACAGGGCGCCGTCGGCAGCTTCGTGGCGGTGCCGCTGGTCCGCGACGGCCGGATCCGCACCGTCCTCTACCTGACCCATCGCGAGCCCCGCGCCTGGACACGCTCCGAGACGACACTGATCGAGGAGGTGGCCGCGCGGACCTGGGAGGCGGCCGAGCGGGCGCAGGCCGAAACGGAGCTGCGCACGAGCGAAGCCCGGCAGCGCGCTCTGGTCGAAGGCATCCCCCAGCTCGTCTGGCGGGCGGGCGACGGCGGCGCGTGGAGCTGGGCGAGCCCGCAATGGTTCCGCTATACCGGCCAGAGCGAGGCCGAGAGCCGCGGCTTCGGCTGGCTCGACGCGGTTCACCCCGAGGATCGCGACCGGGTCCAGGATGCCTGGAGCGGGGCCGCCATGGCCGAGGTGCTGGCCGTCGACTACCGAATCCGTCACGCCCCCGAGGGCCACTATCGCTGGTTCCAGTCACGCGCCCTGCCGCTGCGCGCGGGAAGCGGCATCCTCGAGTGGCTGGGCACCTCCACCGACATCGACGACCTGCGGCAGCTTCAGGAGCAGCAGGGCGTGATGGTGGCCGAGTTGCAGCACCGCACGCGCAACCTCATCACGGTGGTGCGCTCGCTGGCCGAGCAGACCATGGCCCGAAGCGACTCCATGCCGATGTTCCGCGCGCGGTTCTACGACCGGCTCGCGGTGCTCTCGCGGGTGCAGGGCCTGCTCTCCCGCTCCACCATCGAGCCGATCACCCTGCACGCGCTCATCGTCACGGAACTCGACGCCCTCGGCGCCTGGGAGGCGTCCGAGCGGATCTATCTCGACGGCCCATCCGTGCGGCTGCGCAAGGCGACGGTGCAGACCTTCGCCTTGGCCCTGCACGAACTCGCCACCAATGCCCGCAAATACGGCGCGCTCGCCGGAGAGACGGGGTGGCTGAGCGTGACGTGGCGCACCTATACCGAGGACGACCGGATGCGGCTCGCCCTGCATTGGAGCGAGACGGAGGTCGAGCGCTCGCAGGAAGAGGGTGCCGCCCAACGGCGCGGCTACGGGCGCGAGCTGATCGAGAAGGCGCTGCCCTACGCCCTCGACGCGCGCACGCGCTACGAACTGAGCGAGACCGGTCTGCACTGCTCCATCGACCTGCCGCTCACGGAACGGCGCAAGGCGGCGCCGCGTGGGACCGTGTCGGGCTAG
- a CDS encoding xanthine dehydrogenase family protein molybdopterin-binding subunit, giving the protein MLKLDLTDAPVPSRRAFLGGAVAGAMLLAFRLDLKGARAAEASDALSKAPAQPNAFVRIAADDTVTVMIKHLDMGQGNTTGLTTILADELDADWSQMRVAFAPADAKLYANGLMGPVQGTGGSTAIANSWFQLRKAGAAARAMLVAAAADKWGVPAGEITVAKGVIGHTSGKQARFGEFAEAAAAKPVPQEPRLKTPAEWTLIGGRVPRIDSAAKTDGTAIYSLDIRRPGQVTALVAHPPRFGATVKSVDAEAAQGMPGVVGIVTIPTGVAVIARDTWSAMKAREALKITWDNSAAETRSSDAILAEYRETARSSGLVASQAGDAEGAIKGSAKVLEAEFSFPYLAHAAMEPLNATIERAADGSYDVYAGCQIQTIEQAVVAATLGVTTDRVRLHTQWAGGSFGRRATPGADYFAEAATIVKAWDGKAPVHLVWTREDDMAAGYYRPQVYHTVKAGLNEKGQITGWRHTMVGKSIMIGSPFEAMLVKNGIDSTTVEGASDTPYALPAYRFEVHNAREGVPVLWWRSVGHTHTAHVMEVFIDELAHAAGSDPVAYRLSLLTRAPRLSGVLKLAAERAGWGGKPSEKGRGLGVAVHESFGSYVAMVADVTAGESGVKVNRIVAAVDVGIAVNPDVVRAQVEGAVGFALSAVLRNRITLKDGVVQERNFDSYQPTRISEMPRVEVHIVPSEVAPTGIGEPGVPVLAPAIANAVFAATGQRLRSLPLDLSSLRGA; this is encoded by the coding sequence ATGCTCAAGCTAGACCTGACTGATGCGCCCGTCCCCTCGCGGCGCGCCTTCCTCGGCGGTGCGGTGGCAGGTGCCATGCTGCTCGCCTTCCGCCTTGACCTGAAGGGTGCCCGCGCCGCGGAGGCCTCGGACGCGCTGTCGAAGGCCCCGGCCCAGCCAAACGCCTTCGTGCGGATCGCCGCCGACGACACCGTCACCGTGATGATCAAGCATCTCGATATGGGCCAGGGCAACACGACCGGGCTCACGACCATCCTCGCCGACGAACTCGACGCGGATTGGAGCCAGATGCGCGTCGCCTTCGCCCCGGCGGACGCCAAGCTCTACGCCAACGGGCTGATGGGACCGGTCCAGGGCACCGGTGGCTCGACGGCGATCGCCAATTCCTGGTTCCAGCTTCGCAAGGCGGGGGCGGCTGCCCGCGCCATGCTGGTCGCCGCCGCCGCCGACAAGTGGGGCGTGCCGGCAGGCGAGATCACCGTCGCGAAGGGCGTCATCGGCCACACGTCCGGCAAGCAGGCCCGCTTCGGCGAATTCGCGGAGGCCGCCGCCGCCAAGCCGGTGCCGCAGGAGCCCCGCCTCAAGACGCCGGCCGAGTGGACGCTGATCGGCGGGCGCGTGCCGCGCATCGATTCCGCGGCGAAGACCGACGGCACCGCGATCTACTCCCTCGACATCCGCCGCCCCGGTCAGGTCACGGCGCTCGTCGCCCATCCGCCGCGCTTCGGCGCGACGGTGAAGTCGGTGGATGCGGAAGCCGCGCAAGGCATGCCCGGCGTCGTCGGCATCGTCACGATCCCGACCGGCGTGGCGGTGATCGCCCGCGACACCTGGAGCGCGATGAAGGCCCGCGAGGCCCTGAAGATCACCTGGGACAATTCCGCCGCCGAGACCCGCTCCTCGGACGCGATCCTCGCCGAGTACCGCGAGACGGCCAGGTCGTCCGGCCTCGTCGCCTCGCAGGCGGGCGACGCCGAGGGCGCCATCAAGGGCTCGGCCAAGGTGCTGGAGGCGGAGTTCTCCTTCCCCTATCTGGCCCATGCCGCGATGGAGCCCCTGAACGCGACGATCGAGCGGGCGGCGGACGGCAGCTACGACGTCTATGCCGGCTGCCAGATCCAGACCATCGAGCAGGCGGTGGTGGCAGCGACGCTGGGCGTCACGACCGACCGGGTCCGGCTTCACACCCAGTGGGCCGGCGGCTCGTTCGGCCGGCGGGCGACGCCGGGCGCCGACTACTTCGCCGAGGCCGCCACGATCGTGAAGGCCTGGGACGGCAAGGCGCCGGTCCACCTCGTCTGGACCCGCGAGGACGACATGGCGGCCGGCTATTACCGCCCGCAGGTCTATCACACGGTCAAGGCGGGCCTGAACGAGAAGGGCCAGATCACCGGCTGGCGCCACACCATGGTCGGCAAGTCGATCATGATCGGCTCGCCCTTCGAGGCGATGCTCGTCAAGAACGGCATCGACTCCACCACCGTCGAGGGCGCCTCCGACACGCCCTACGCGCTGCCGGCCTACCGCTTCGAGGTGCACAACGCCCGCGAGGGCGTGCCGGTCCTGTGGTGGCGCTCGGTCGGCCACACCCACACCGCCCACGTCATGGAGGTGTTCATCGACGAGCTGGCGCATGCCGCGGGGTCCGATCCGGTCGCCTACCGCCTGTCGCTGCTGACCCGCGCACCGCGCCTGTCGGGTGTGCTGAAGCTCGCCGCCGAACGGGCCGGCTGGGGCGGAAAACCCTCGGAGAAGGGCCGCGGCCTCGGCGTCGCCGTGCACGAATCCTTCGGCTCCTACGTCGCGATGGTGGCCGACGTCACGGCGGGTGAGTCCGGCGTGAAGGTCAACCGGATCGTGGCGGCGGTCGATGTCGGCATCGCCGTGAACCCGGACGTGGTGCGCGCCCAGGTCGAGGGCGCGGTGGGCTTTGCCCTGTCGGCGGTGCTGCGCAACCGCATCACCCTCAAGGACGGCGTGGTGCAGGAGCGGAACTTCGACAGCTACCAGCCGACGCGCATCTCCGAGATGCCGCGGGTCGAGGTTCACATCGTGCCCTCCGAAGTTGCCCCCACCGGGATCGGCGAGCCCGGCGTGCCGGTGCTGGCGCCGGCCATCGCCAACGCGGTCTTCGCCGCGACGGGCCAGCGCCTGCGCTCGCTGCCGCTCGACCTGTCGAGCCTGCGCGGCGCGTAA
- a CDS encoding LysR family transcriptional regulator has translation MDLRGLHAFRIVAEASSMTAAAERLGTVQSALSARIGQFETAIGMRLFERLPRGVRLTAAGARLLPYAEQMEILAAEAMRAARGTETAGPFRLGAIAVAATTVLPPVLARLLADHEGLDLHVATGVSRDLDALLAEGKLDAAILGHRSIHAAIISRPLDSIPLALLRPAGMPAETAGQAFTFAAGCICRERLNQVLRERRIGARIVELGSVEGILGCVAAGLGVALLPEMLARQDGIAAERVGRLDLFVGSRPEAEGQVRAFVSAYRACRAAFARDVA, from the coding sequence ATGGACCTTCGCGGATTGCACGCTTTCAGGATCGTGGCTGAGGCCTCCTCGATGACGGCGGCGGCCGAGCGGCTCGGCACCGTCCAGTCGGCGCTGTCGGCGCGCATCGGCCAATTCGAGACCGCGATCGGAATGCGGCTGTTCGAACGACTCCCCAGGGGTGTTCGCCTGACAGCCGCGGGGGCACGACTCCTGCCTTACGCGGAGCAGATGGAGATCCTCGCCGCCGAGGCGATGCGGGCGGCCCGGGGAACCGAGACGGCCGGCCCGTTCCGACTGGGTGCGATCGCGGTCGCAGCCACCACCGTGCTTCCCCCCGTCCTGGCCCGGCTGTTGGCGGACCACGAGGGGCTCGACCTGCACGTGGCGACAGGCGTGTCGCGCGACCTCGACGCCTTACTGGCGGAGGGGAAGCTCGATGCGGCCATCCTCGGTCACCGTTCGATCCATGCGGCCATCATCTCCCGTCCGCTCGACAGTATCCCGCTCGCCCTGCTGCGTCCCGCAGGCATGCCGGCCGAGACGGCTGGCCAAGCCTTCACCTTCGCCGCGGGCTGCATCTGCCGCGAGCGACTGAATCAAGTGCTGCGGGAACGCAGGATCGGCGCCCGCATCGTCGAACTTGGCTCGGTGGAGGGAATCCTCGGCTGCGTTGCCGCCGGTCTCGGCGTCGCGCTTCTGCCCGAGATGCTGGCGCGGCAGGACGGCATCGCAGCGGAGCGCGTAGGCCGGCTCGACCTGTTCGTTGGGTCCAGGCCGGAAGCGGAGGGGCAGGTGCGAGCCTTCGTCTCAGCGTATCGAGCGTGCCGGGCGGCCTTCGCGCGCGACGTCGCCTGA